The Triticum aestivum cultivar Chinese Spring chromosome 3A, IWGSC CS RefSeq v2.1, whole genome shotgun sequence genome includes a region encoding these proteins:
- the LOC123056840 gene encoding uncharacterized protein, which translates to MGVYLKKPYGNRAKMPNFPSSRILVVQPNMVNTMFKSPRHFTPKEAHAFLDDSKNIVWNPYSLTMEGVFKPKRAFLISIRRGMLPWRRGTITADVCIAEPYHPDRVARQFRLDQVVPFSPLASLYTQDEIGISYAFWSHLLSLAPEEFHYFPDDDRVGNSSVAWANWWKKFLKPFADILDQLCNGNMTGKTPYDVRIKNKRVLQHNIRPRPLSDKDFMVVRRVSMEHRDQHVQSLEKAETPITDQWRLVLYNYLNDVVAAQPVKSKELRRGNVVKQNAIAGSSSAHPLSVDNDISDTAPSASGKRRRQSTPPHVEQEARLPLKRKLDFAQASNFSEPITLDGPSLDVEFSNFVSDEDFSHVLTGEKDHGLGDLFDLSVEDCTFGECGTSRLPESTILFKMYLRGSALDTRCTICSNM; encoded by the exons ATGGGCGTGTACCTCAAGAAACCCTATGGAAACAGAGCAAAAATGCCAAATTTCCCGAGCTCCAGAATTTTGGTGGTACAACCTAATATGGTGAACACCATGTTTAAGTCGCCACGTCATTTTACTCCTAAAGAGGCACATGCTTTCCTCGATGACTCTAAGAATATTGTTTGGAACCCCTATTCTCTCACTATGGAAGGTGTGTTCAAACCCAAGAGGGCTTTCTTAATTTCTATTCGTCGAGGCATGCTGCCGTGGAGGCGTGGTACTATCACCGCCGATGTGTGTATAGCTGAACCATATCACCCAGATCGAGTGGCACGACAATTTCGTCTTGACCAAGTTGTACCCTTTTCTCCTCTAGCGAGCCTGTATACTCAAGACGAAATTGGAATTTCCTATGCTTTTTGGTCACACCTATTATCCTTGGCCCCCGAAGAATTCCACTATTTTCCTGACGATGATCGAGTTGGGAACTCCTCTGTAGCATGGGCTAATTGGTGGAAAAAATTTCTAAAGCCTTTCGCCGACATTCTGGACCAACTTTGCAATGGCAACATGACTGGGAAGACCCCTTATGATGTAAGGATAAAAAATAAGCGTGTACTACAACACAATATCAGGCCTCGCCCGTTGTCTGATAAAGATTTTATGGTGGTGAGGAGAGTATCTATGGAGCACCGTGACCAACATGTTCAGTCCCTTGAGAAGGCAGAAACGCCTATTACAGATCAATGGAGACTAGTCCTCTATAATTATTTAAATGATGTTGTTGCTGCTCAACCGGTGAAGTCTAAAGAG CTACGGCGAGGTAACGTAGTGAAACAGAATGCCATAGCTGGGTCCTCCTCCGCTCATCCGCTATCAGTGGATAATGATATCTCAGACACTGCCCCATCCGCTAGCGGAAAGAGACGCAGACAATCTACACCGCCTCATGTGGAACAGGAAGCAAGGCTGCCTTTGAAGCGTAAACTTGATTTCGCCCAAGCATCCAATTTTTCTGAACCAATAACATTGGATGGTCCGTCCTTAGATGTTGAATTCAGTAACTTTGTTAGTGATGAAGATTTTAGCCATGTTCTCACGGGAGAAAAGGACCATGGCCTTGGTGACCTCTTCGATTTATCCGTTGAGGATTGTACCTTTGGCGAGTGTGGCACAAGTCGTCTACCTGAAAGCACCATTTTATTTAAGATGTACCTGAGAGGGTCTGCTCTCGATACGAGGTGTACAATATGCTCTAACATGTAA